In Glycine max cultivar Williams 82 chromosome 15, Glycine_max_v4.0, whole genome shotgun sequence, the DNA window GACACTAGAAGAGTTTGTAGGATTCATAACTGGCTTGGCTTCATCTTCTTTTAGAAACACAAAATTCAGGTGCCCCCCAACAAGGTTAGCTTTTTGCTCTACCTTAAAACAAGTCTTGCTATAATTGGGATGCTTAATTCCCTCAAACAAGTTGAATGTGGCTTTCTAGTCTTCCACACTCATCTCCAAGTTACCCTTCCCCATGTCCACAACACACTTTGCAGTCACCATGAATGGCCGACCCAAAATCAAGGGGATCTCAACATCTTCTTCAATGTCCATGATTACAAAGTCCACCGAAAAAGTGAGTTGATGGACTTTGATCAGGACGTCTTCTACCACTTCGACTGGTCTTGTGATGGAGTGGTCTGCCAGCTAGAGCGTCATCCTTGTAGGTTCAATCTTCAGGTTTCCTATTCTCTTGCACATAAAAAGCGACATCAAATTGATACTTGCTCCTAAGTCATTAAGAACTTTACCTACGGATACACTCCTAATAGAGCATGGGATGGTGACGCTTCCTGAatctttgaacttgggaggtaGCTTTTGGATTATTGCACTGCAATTTTCTCCCACCACAATGGTTTCGTTGTTGATAtactttcccttttttatgaggAGGTCCTTTAAGAACTTTTTGTACAACGACATCTGTTGGATGACCTCTCCAAAAAGGATAGTAATCTCCAGCTTTTGGAATATGTCAAGGAACCGCTTGAAGTAATGTTCCTTGTCCTTATTTGATGGCACCAAAGGGTACGGTGCCTCCTTTGACGTGGCTGGTGGTATATCTCTTCTGGCCTTCTGAGCTAACTGACTCTTGGTCTTGGTCTTAATGGTTGAGACCTCAACACCATTCTCCttgcttttatctttttctccctcttctttcttttcttcttcctcatcaCGCACATCCTCCTCAATACTCTTTTCCTTCTCAGCACTTTCCCTCCTAGTGAAAATTACCTTGCACTCCTCTTTGGGATTAATCTCAGTATTGGCTCCAAAGCTGCCAGTGGGTCTTTCAGCCATTTGTTTGGCTAATTGTCTCACTTGTACCTCCAGATTCCCGATTGCTGCATCAGTACTCTTCTGATGCGACTCGGTCCTCTGCATAAACTGTACCAGCAATTCCTCCAACTTAGTGGGTTTCTCCTGTTGAATGGGCTCTTGGTTGGGAGGTTGATGAGATGAACCTCCTTGGTTGAAATTATTCCCTGGATAAGATCTCTAACCCTGGCCCTGCGAAAAATTACCTCTCTGATAGAATCATGGTGATCCTCCTTGATGGAATCTTTGATGATTCTAACTGCCCATGTAGTTGACCTCATTGGCTGTGTTGTCTTGAACCATGCATGAACTTGACTCATGAGCACCACAAATGTTGCATTCCCTAATGTGCATGGCTGAAGGAGGTTGCACTACATGTAGTTGTTGGGGAAGATTGCTCAGAGTGGCTGTGAGGTTCTCTAAGGTCTTGGCCAACAACTTGTTTTGAGCCAACATAACATCTTGAAAAGTGAGCTCAAGAAGGCTTTTCTTTGTAGGTGTGTAGGCTCGATCACGgagaatggcatgatcactggctgTCATATTCTCTATCAGCTCCATTGCTTCTTCTGGAGTATTTAGCTTGATCTTCCCACCGACGGAGGCATCGAGAAGCTTCTTGGAATGGGGTCGCAAGCCATCAATGAAGATGTTGAGTTGGACTGGCTCACTGAACCCATGTGTAGGAGT includes these proteins:
- the LOC102662833 gene encoding uncharacterized protein, encoding MQRTESHQKSTDAAIGNLEVQVRQLAKQMAERPTGSFGANTEINPKEECKVIFTRRESAEKEKSIEEDVRDEEEEKKEEGEKDKSKENGVEVSTIKTKTKSQLAQKARRDIPPATSKEAPYPLVPSNKDKEHYFKRFLDIFQKLEITILFGEVIQQMSLYKKFLKDLLIKKGKYINNETIVVGENCSAIIQKLPPKFKDSGSVTIPCSIRSVSVGKVLNDLGASINLMSLFMCKRIGNLKIEPTRMTL